GGTCTTTTCTTATGTGCGCTTCTTCATCATCAATGTCACCAGGGGCCACATATACTTCACAACCGATAATAGGTTTGATGCCCATTTCAAGTGCAGTCATATAAAATACCACGGCTCCGAACATCGTTCCGTGGTCTGTAATGGAAACAGCAGGCATTCCTAAATCTTTAGCACGCTGACATAAATCCTTAATGCGAATTGCTCCGTCAAGCAGGCTGTATTCGGTGTGAACATGTAAATGGACAAATTCTGACATATATTATTCCTGATAGTGAGATAGTTTTCTAAAGTTTCTTGAAGTGGTAGTATTTGCTTTAAGCTGGACTAGTCAACACGATTTGGGCAATTTATGAAATCAGTTTATCGTTCATGTTGAATCTCTATTTAAAATATATATATTTGTCAGGATGTTGAATATGGTTAACGGTCGCTTAGTTACAGCTAATAATTACTACACAGGTAAAATTTCCGCATGATTTCCCTACTATATATATATGAACGCGGTCCTTTGTTTTTGCTTTTTGCGACCGGGTATATTTTATATCGAGTTATCGCCTCCGTCCGGCTGCCAGAATATTTTTCCGGTAAGGCGGTTAGTCTAAGCCGCGGTAGAGCTGACTATCTTTTCTTGTCGCTGATATTTGTTTCAGCGGGAATGTCTATGTTCATCCCCAATGCCGTAACTGTGCTTGCAATGATTCCTGTCATCCGCAAGTTAGACGCGGAACTTGAATCTATGACCACTCCTTTGACGCTATCTATTATATATGGAGCAAACATTGGTGGTATGGGATCGCTTATCGGAAGTCCTGCGAACATGCTGCTTATTGGAGCCTTAGATTTTTTTAAAGTCGCCGGCAGGGAAAAGATTAACTTTTTCAACTGGTTTGTATGGGCCGTGCCGCTGGTTTTATTGTTTCTGATTCTTGCTTGGTTTACAGTCCGCTTTGCTCTTCCAAAGGGTGGATTGATAATCCCTGCAAATAATCAATGCAGTGTAAAGTCTATATCAATTAGTCAGAAGCGAGGGCTTAATATTTTCGGATTCTTTTTAGGATTCTGGTTGTTAACTTCAGTTCTTAGAGAGTTCATTGCTTTTTACGCTAAGTTTGAACCTCTGGTTGCTATTTTCTTTACGGCAATTTTTCTTAAAATGATCTTTGGAAGAGTCCGTACAGGTGCAGTCTATGCTGAGGGTAGGGGGCAGTTGATGAAATGGAGTAGTCTGCTAGATGGAGTTCCTAAGCGGGGTATACTTTTTTTAGTTATCTTAGGAGTAGTAATCGGAATCGTAAAGCTTCTAGATTTTGATGTGTATGCTGCTGTATGGTTCAAAGCTTTATTAACCATGGCGAATATAAACGGGCATAGCGGATACATGCTGTATCTGATAACTGGCGCTATCGTGATCCTGCTTACAGAGGTATTCAGTAATACTATTGTTTCAACAGCTTTCTTTGCCGTGGTTGCGCAAGCAGCAAATACCTTTGGAACAAATCCTATGGGACTTATGATACTGGTGTCCATAGCTTCGACCTGTGCGTTTATGACTCCAATAGCTACTCCCTGCAATAGCTTAGCTTACGGAGAGATGAAAAAGGTTTCATTACGAACTATGTTAGTGCTTGGACTTGTGTTGAATCTTTGCGGAGTCTTGTTACTGTCGATGTGGGTGTGGAAGGTTATTCCTTATGTATATAAGTAGGAAGTATATAGTTATTAAAACGATAGTGAAAAAGAGGTTGAAATGGAATATACTGCGAAGTTGAAAGAATATTTAAAGAAAGAAGGAGCTGATCTTGTCGGCGTTACAGATGTTCACTCGCTATCCGATTTGAAAACTATTCCTCACAATCTGCTTTTACCATTCACTCACGCTGTCTCTATTGCAATGCGTATCCCGAGAGCTGTGTTTGATTCTATCATTAATCAGCCGACACCACTTTATAGCTCTATGTATCAGAATGTGAACAGACTATTGGATGAAGTAGCGTATAAGGGGGCGAAGGTACTTCAGTCAGATGGATATCTTAGCTTGCCTATCCCCGCATCTCAGATAATCGATCATGAAAAATGGTATGGAGCTATCAGCCATAAAGCTGTTGCACGGATAGCAGGGCTTGGGTGGCAAGGTAAGAACCTGCTTTTGATTACGTCTGAATACGGATCAAGGGTAAGGTTGGTTACAATCTTGACGAATGCTCCATTGACT
The genomic region above belongs to Desulfovibrio sp. UCD-KL4C and contains:
- a CDS encoding SLC13 family permease, whose translation is MISLLYIYERGPLFLLFATGYILYRVIASVRLPEYFSGKAVSLSRGRADYLFLSLIFVSAGMSMFIPNAVTVLAMIPVIRKLDAELESMTTPLTLSIIYGANIGGMGSLIGSPANMLLIGALDFFKVAGREKINFFNWFVWAVPLVLLFLILAWFTVRFALPKGGLIIPANNQCSVKSISISQKRGLNIFGFFLGFWLLTSVLREFIAFYAKFEPLVAIFFTAIFLKMIFGRVRTGAVYAEGRGQLMKWSSLLDGVPKRGILFLVILGVVIGIVKLLDFDVYAAVWFKALLTMANINGHSGYMLYLITGAIVILLTEVFSNTIVSTAFFAVVAQAANTFGTNPMGLMILVSIASTCAFMTPIATPCNSLAYGEMKKVSLRTMLVLGLVLNLCGVLLLSMWVWKVIPYVYK
- a CDS encoding 4Fe-4S double cluster binding domain-containing protein; translation: MEYTAKLKEYLKKEGADLVGVTDVHSLSDLKTIPHNLLLPFTHAVSIAMRIPRAVFDSIINQPTPLYSSMYQNVNRLLDEVAYKGAKVLQSDGYLSLPIPASQIIDHEKWYGAISHKAVARIAGLGWQGKNLLLITSEYGSRVRLVTILTNAPLTVDSPIANRCGRCKKCTEACPAGAIKGNSTEGYYKSRDEALDFSKCVLKLSEEFQHLPNVSGLICGICIKVCPWGYKLR